In Nerophis ophidion isolate RoL-2023_Sa linkage group LG12, RoL_Noph_v1.0, whole genome shotgun sequence, a single window of DNA contains:
- the LOC133563829 gene encoding pyridoxal kinase-like translates to MAEMECRVLSIQSHVVRGYVGNKSASFPLQVLGFEVDSINSVQFSNHTGYAHWKGQVLTADELIVLYEGIKLNKVNHYDYILTGYSRDTSFLATVVDIIKELKKANPRLVYVCDPVMGDHGAMYVPEELLPVYRDKVVPLADILTPNQFEAELLTGRKIHTIEDAIEAMELLHKMGPEMVVLTSTDLPSQQGDQHLVALGSQKIAQPDGSVCDQKIRMDIPKVDAVFVGTGDLFAALLLAWTHHHPKDLKAACEKTVSVMHHVIKRTITYANEKAGPGKRPSPAQLELRMVQSKGDIENPTIVVEAKVLHQP, encoded by the coding sequence ATGGCAGAGATGGAATGCCGCGTGTTGTCCATTCAGAGTCACGTTGTCCGCGGATATGTGGGAAATAAGTCGGCGTCGTTCCCTCTGCAGGTGCTGGGTTTTGAAGTGGACTCCATCAACTCTGTGCAGTTCTCCAATCACACAGGCTACGCCCACTGGAAAGGTCAAGTCTTGACAGCCGACGAGCTCATCGTGCTGTACGAGGGCATCAAGCTGAACAAAGTCAACCACTATGACTATATCCTCACAGGGTACAGCAGGGACACGTCCTTCCTGGCGACAGTGGTGGACATCATTAAAGAGCTGAAAAAGGCCAACCCCCGTCTGGTATATGTTTGTGACCCGGTGATGGGAGACCACGGTGCAATGTATGTCCCGGAGGAACTGCTGCCAGTTTACAGAGACAAAGTAGTGCCTTTGGCGGATATCCTTACGCCCAACCAGTTTGAAGCAGAGCTACTAACTGGAAGAAAAATCCACACAATAGAAGATGCTATTGAGGCAATGGAATTGCTTCATAAAATGGGTCCTGAGATGGTGGTCCTCACGAGCACTGACTTGCCTTCACAACAGGGAGACCAGCACCTGGTGGCCCTTGGCAGCCAGAAAATAGCGCAACCCGACGGGAGCGTTTGCGATCAGAAGATCCGCATGGACATCCCCAAAGTCGACGCGGTATTTGTGGGGACGGGAGACCTGTTTGCCGCCTTGCTGCTTGCCTGGACACACCATCACCCCAAAGACCTGAAGGCTGCCTGTGAAAAGACGGTTTCCGTCATGCATCATGTAATCAAGCGCACCATTACCTACGCTAATGAAAAAGCCGGCCCGGGGAAAAGGCCAAGCCCCGCGCAGCTGGAGCTGAGGATGGTCCAGAGCAAAGGCGACATAGAGAACCCGACCATCGTAGTGGAAGCTAAAGTTCTACATCAGCCGTAA